In Desulfosediminicola ganghwensis, a single window of DNA contains:
- a CDS encoding glycerophosphodiester phosphodiesterase family protein, translated as MKTVIPQLIPSRPRSTVSIGLFLIATLICCATATSFAQGKITIAANGGGNGPLADTLPAITISGLADIDFIELNLAVTSDDELIIFPRNDLGNLTNVDQLFPDRANDDGSYQTTDFTLQEIRQLRRSIDTGSDSVNPAAPVPPSLGIASLEETLALLRTIEHQQQRRIGIAPKLNAVSQYTKDGKDVSRLLVAMLVTFGYDQDQPVMLQSNNGDELQRIKEELLPMYGLAVPLIQRIDTADDDTQSAISSVKKPDNSWIFTRLGLRMVSSYADGLLLPGSYIHKGLPSPLPPGFIDDAKTLGLDLFVTDTVSGSDQLPDFAASYDELLDYYYRELGVNGVLTTVPEKAVAYFQHQAQKEAEKLQQQAENQVLPLSVYLQRQAAAQEKSAQPESANL; from the coding sequence ATGAAAACCGTAATCCCGCAGCTCATCCCTAGCCGCCCACGTTCAACTGTAAGTATTGGACTTTTTCTCATTGCCACCCTGATCTGTTGTGCAACAGCCACATCTTTTGCCCAGGGAAAAATCACCATCGCTGCCAATGGCGGAGGTAACGGCCCGCTCGCTGATACCCTGCCGGCCATTACCATCTCAGGCCTGGCAGATATTGATTTTATCGAGCTTAACCTTGCTGTTACCAGTGATGACGAGTTAATCATCTTCCCCCGGAACGACCTCGGCAATCTCACCAATGTTGATCAACTCTTCCCTGACCGTGCAAATGATGATGGCTCGTACCAGACCACGGATTTCACCCTTCAGGAAATACGCCAGCTCCGCAGATCCATTGATACCGGTTCTGATTCCGTCAACCCCGCCGCACCGGTACCACCGTCACTAGGCATTGCCAGCCTGGAAGAGACCCTCGCTCTTTTACGAACCATTGAACACCAGCAACAGCGTAGAATCGGGATCGCCCCCAAACTGAATGCAGTCAGTCAGTATACGAAGGACGGCAAGGATGTGAGTCGCCTGCTTGTCGCTATGCTGGTGACTTTTGGCTACGACCAGGATCAACCTGTCATGCTGCAGAGCAATAACGGCGATGAACTCCAGAGAATCAAGGAAGAATTATTGCCTATGTATGGGTTGGCAGTACCCCTCATACAACGAATCGATACAGCAGACGATGACACTCAGTCGGCGATATCTTCAGTGAAGAAACCGGACAACAGCTGGATTTTCACTCGACTTGGCCTACGCATGGTCAGCTCATACGCTGACGGTCTCCTCCTGCCAGGCAGTTATATTCACAAAGGGCTTCCCTCACCACTCCCTCCGGGATTCATAGATGACGCCAAAACTCTGGGCCTCGACCTGTTTGTAACAGATACCGTCTCCGGCTCCGATCAGCTCCCTGATTTTGCAGCCAGCTACGATGAACTGCTTGACTATTACTATCGGGAGTTGGGGGTCAACGGGGTTCTCACCACTGTTCCCGAAAAAGCGGTGGCCTACTTTCAGCACCAGGCCCAAAAAG